From the genome of Tachysurus fulvidraco isolate hzauxx_2018 chromosome 20, HZAU_PFXX_2.0, whole genome shotgun sequence, one region includes:
- the LOC113660876 gene encoding CMRF35-like molecule 1 isoform X2, whose product MQTYLRALPFFQVLICVTMKSKAESVFTGTEGGSVDISCKYAEGYKYTSMYFCHDPCTYSDVLIKSEKADQVTSKGRYSAINSVSGRSFSVTIRHLVLKDSGVYYCGVDKWGYDKLTKVKLTVSEVHVTVPVSTHAPVSTQNQRSEVTTSYNSYEQVTTASAACSTLYEQMSSTTQFQPSVNSHEQLLAVCGGVLGLILCYLLVTFLLVYRKAPTSVTSLEPPASEIQLSHPPPDQEDIFHVYDEMLAVYSLAGPARGVESSATYSTIQLPAPADNDFNPYSLVAPY is encoded by the exons ATGCAGACATATCTGAGGGCTCTGCCCTTTTTTCAAG TTTTGATATGTGTGACAATGAAGAGCAAGGCTGAAAGTGTTTTTACTGGAACAGAGGGAGGCAGTGTGGATATCTCTTGTAAATATGCAGAAGGATATAAATATACTTCCATGTACTTCTGTCATGATCCATGCACATATTCTGATGTCTTAATTAAATCCGAGAAGGCTGATCAGGTCACCTCTAAGGGAAGATACTCTGCAATAAACTCTGTGTCTGGACGGAGCTTCTCTGTCACCATCAGACACCTCGTATTAAAGGACTCTGGAGTTTATTACTGTGGAGTGGATAAATGGGGATATGACAAACTGACTAAAGTAAAGCTTACTGTCAGTGAAG TACATGTAACAGTTCCTGTGTCTACACATGCTCCAGTGTCCACTCAGAATCAAAGGTCTGAAGTTACAACAAGTTACAACAGTTACGAACAAGTTACAACAGCTAGTGCAG CTTGTTCAACTTTATATGAACAAATGTCATCCACAACTCAATTTCAACCTTCTGTAAACTCACATG AACAGCTGCTTGCTGTTTGTGGAGGAGTGCTGGGCCTAATACTGTGCTATCTTCTTGTAACTTTTCTGCTTGTCTACAGGAAAGCACCCACAAGTGTCACAT CCTTGGAACCACCTGCTTCAGAAATCCAACTTTCACATCCACCACCTGATCAG GAAGACATTTTCCATGTGTATGATGAGATGTTGGCTGTGTATAGTTTAGCTGGTCCAGCTAGAGGAGTTGAATCTTCAGCCACCTACAGCACCATTCAGCTCCCTGCTCCAGCAGATAATGATTTCAATCCATACTCTCTTGTAGCTCCTTACTGA
- the LOC113660876 gene encoding CMRF35-like molecule 5 isoform X3: MQTYLRALPFFQVLICVTMKSKAESVFTGTEGGSVDISCKYAEGYKYTSMYFCHDPCTYSDVLIKSEKADQVTSKGRYSAINSVSGRSFSVTIRHLVLKDSGVYYCGVDKWGYDKLTKVKLTVSEVHVTVPVSTHAPVSTQNQRSEVTTSYNSYEQVTTASAGGEDKHISSMLQLDFLLACSTLYEQMSSTTQFQPSVNSHEQLLAVCGGVLGLILCYLLVTFLLVYRKAPTSVTSLEPPASEIQLSHPPPDQTFSMCMMRCWLCIV; the protein is encoded by the exons ATGCAGACATATCTGAGGGCTCTGCCCTTTTTTCAAG TTTTGATATGTGTGACAATGAAGAGCAAGGCTGAAAGTGTTTTTACTGGAACAGAGGGAGGCAGTGTGGATATCTCTTGTAAATATGCAGAAGGATATAAATATACTTCCATGTACTTCTGTCATGATCCATGCACATATTCTGATGTCTTAATTAAATCCGAGAAGGCTGATCAGGTCACCTCTAAGGGAAGATACTCTGCAATAAACTCTGTGTCTGGACGGAGCTTCTCTGTCACCATCAGACACCTCGTATTAAAGGACTCTGGAGTTTATTACTGTGGAGTGGATAAATGGGGATATGACAAACTGACTAAAGTAAAGCTTACTGTCAGTGAAG TACATGTAACAGTTCCTGTGTCTACACATGCTCCAGTGTCCACTCAGAATCAAAGGTCTGAAGTTACAACAAGTTACAACAGTTACGAACAAGTTACAACAGCTAGTGCAGGTGGGGAAGATAAACACATATCCAGTATGCTCCAGCTAGACTTCTTGCTAG CTTGTTCAACTTTATATGAACAAATGTCATCCACAACTCAATTTCAACCTTCTGTAAACTCACATG AACAGCTGCTTGCTGTTTGTGGAGGAGTGCTGGGCCTAATACTGTGCTATCTTCTTGTAACTTTTCTGCTTGTCTACAGGAAAGCACCCACAAGTGTCACAT CCTTGGAACCACCTGCTTCAGAAATCCAACTTTCACATCCACCACCTGATCAG ACATTTTCCATGTGTATGATGAGATGTTGGCTGTGTATAGTTTAG
- the LOC113660876 gene encoding CMRF35-like molecule 1 isoform X1: MQTYLRALPFFQVLICVTMKSKAESVFTGTEGGSVDISCKYAEGYKYTSMYFCHDPCTYSDVLIKSEKADQVTSKGRYSAINSVSGRSFSVTIRHLVLKDSGVYYCGVDKWGYDKLTKVKLTVSEVHVTVPVSTHAPVSTQNQRSEVTTSYNSYEQVTTASAGGEDKHISSMLQLDFLLACSTLYEQMSSTTQFQPSVNSHEQLLAVCGGVLGLILCYLLVTFLLVYRKAPTSVTSLEPPASEIQLSHPPPDQEDIFHVYDEMLAVYSLAGPARGVESSATYSTIQLPAPADNDFNPYSLVAPY; encoded by the exons ATGCAGACATATCTGAGGGCTCTGCCCTTTTTTCAAG TTTTGATATGTGTGACAATGAAGAGCAAGGCTGAAAGTGTTTTTACTGGAACAGAGGGAGGCAGTGTGGATATCTCTTGTAAATATGCAGAAGGATATAAATATACTTCCATGTACTTCTGTCATGATCCATGCACATATTCTGATGTCTTAATTAAATCCGAGAAGGCTGATCAGGTCACCTCTAAGGGAAGATACTCTGCAATAAACTCTGTGTCTGGACGGAGCTTCTCTGTCACCATCAGACACCTCGTATTAAAGGACTCTGGAGTTTATTACTGTGGAGTGGATAAATGGGGATATGACAAACTGACTAAAGTAAAGCTTACTGTCAGTGAAG TACATGTAACAGTTCCTGTGTCTACACATGCTCCAGTGTCCACTCAGAATCAAAGGTCTGAAGTTACAACAAGTTACAACAGTTACGAACAAGTTACAACAGCTAGTGCAGGTGGGGAAGATAAACACATATCCAGTATGCTCCAGCTAGACTTCTTGCTAG CTTGTTCAACTTTATATGAACAAATGTCATCCACAACTCAATTTCAACCTTCTGTAAACTCACATG AACAGCTGCTTGCTGTTTGTGGAGGAGTGCTGGGCCTAATACTGTGCTATCTTCTTGTAACTTTTCTGCTTGTCTACAGGAAAGCACCCACAAGTGTCACAT CCTTGGAACCACCTGCTTCAGAAATCCAACTTTCACATCCACCACCTGATCAG GAAGACATTTTCCATGTGTATGATGAGATGTTGGCTGTGTATAGTTTAGCTGGTCCAGCTAGAGGAGTTGAATCTTCAGCCACCTACAGCACCATTCAGCTCCCTGCTCCAGCAGATAATGATTTCAATCCATACTCTCTTGTAGCTCCTTACTGA
- the r3hcc1 gene encoding R3H and coiled-coil domain-containing protein 1, whose amino-acid sequence MLFPPLPSRLRFLIHKTTEKFPELSTFSVGDAWCRRVAVCFSELRLPVVECSSDTDENMYEQLSVRSRTTERKSGLSRGRRRPDKAIYVPRALRQSESEPSLSSSSCSLSLSISEESSSDNTDPPPASHEPGTDSAEESAGGYEAAAHTAGAEPVDCDQTLSYFMAMTLEDDRSSDDTSQTHTACLNTEETVDYHHEITAHLKEEASAIENTQGDFSGFENSWIDHNEFAHVIEIYDFPSIFKTNDLLDAFSDYSEGGMKIKWVDNTHALGIFSSASAALQALSIRHPLLKTRTLSKASKKAKGKAVRRAEFLQPVKERPRTDTAVARRMVTRALGLRGLLSW is encoded by the exons ATGCTCTTCCCACCCTTGCCGAGTCGACTGCGGTTTCTGATCCACAAGACGACAGAGAAGTTCCCAGAGCTGAGCACTTTCTCTGTGGGTGATGCGTGGTGCCGCAGAGTCGCCGTCTGCTTCTCAGAGCTCAG GTTGCCAGTGGTGGAGTGCAGCAGTGACACAGACGAGAATATGTATGAGCAGCTGAGTGTGAGAAGCAGAACGACGGAGAGAAAATCGGGTCTCAGCAGAGGACGCAGACGACCGGACAAAGCCATTTACGTCCCTCGCGCTCTGAGGCAGTCTGAGAGCGAGCCGAGTCTCAGCTCCTCCAGCTGCTCTCTCAGCCTCAGCATCTCTGAGGAGTCCAGCTCTGACAACACAGACCCTCCACCAGCCAGTCACGAGCCAGGAACCGACAGCGCAGAAGAATCTGCGGGCGGTTATGAGGCAGCAGCACACACTGCAGGGGCGGAGCCTGTGGACTGCGATCAGACTCTGTCCTATTTCATGGCAATGACGCTGGAGGACGACAGGAGCAGCGATGatacctcacaaacacacacagcctgtctGAACACAGAGGAGACGGTTGACTACCACCACGAG ATCACAGCCCATTTGAAGGAGGAAGCATCTGCGATAGAAAACACTCAGGGTGATTTCTCCGGCTTTGAGAACTCATGGATCGACCACAACGAGTTTGCCCACGTCATCGAGATCTACGACTTCCCATCCATATTTAAAACCAATGACCTGCTGGACGCTTTCTCTGATTACAG tgaAGGAGGGATGAAGATTAAGTGGGTGGATAACACTCATGCTCTCGGCATCTTTTCCAGCGCGTCTGCAG CGCTGCAGGCTCTGTCCATCAGACACCCGCTTCTGAAGACGAGGACGCTGTCCAAGGCTAGTAAAAAAGCGAAAGGCAAAGCAGTAAGACGTGCAG AGTTCCTGCAGCCGGTGAAGGAGCGTCCACGCACCGATACAGCTGTAGCACGAAGGATGGTGACCAGAGCTCTGGGCCTGAGAG GTTTATTGAGTtggtga